In Nocardioides dokdonensis FR1436, the following are encoded in one genomic region:
- a CDS encoding HRDC domain-containing protein, which translates to MAASLPPEVPEQPDDAAPTEEAAPEPAPLLTLRDPLPDVVDTPAGLEELCAAIATGTGPVAIDAERASGHRYSNRAYLIQLRREGSGTHLLDPTPFDDLAPLQEAIGDAEWILHAATQDLPCLRGEGLTPAALFDTELAGRLLGYPRVGLATLVETLIGRRMKKEHSAVDWSTRPLPQPWLEYAALDVEVLVELRDLIAAELVATGKDGWAREEFDALRGFEAPVRVDAWRRTSGLHKVRGRRALGAVKAMWELRDEIAEQRDVTPGRIVPDSAIAAAATAPTLPTERTELMALKGFHGRGAERYSSRFAAVLREVAELPESELPARTPRSDGPPPPRAWADRDPVAARRLVLAREAMAALAEKHTMPVENLLTPDSLRRVLWAPPASRDPEQLASEVAAVLSGMGARPWQIGLVGPVVVDAVLTADAEPLVDAEPLVDAEAPTED; encoded by the coding sequence ATGGCCGCTTCCCTCCCGCCCGAGGTCCCCGAGCAGCCGGACGACGCCGCCCCCACCGAGGAGGCGGCTCCGGAGCCGGCCCCGCTGCTGACCCTGCGCGACCCGCTTCCCGACGTGGTCGACACCCCCGCCGGGCTGGAGGAGCTGTGTGCTGCCATCGCGACGGGCACCGGTCCGGTCGCGATCGACGCCGAGCGCGCCTCGGGTCACCGCTACTCCAACCGGGCCTACCTGATCCAGCTGCGCCGCGAGGGCTCGGGCACCCACCTGCTCGACCCCACGCCGTTCGACGACCTCGCTCCCCTGCAGGAGGCCATCGGGGACGCCGAGTGGATCCTGCACGCCGCGACCCAGGACCTGCCGTGCCTGCGCGGGGAGGGCCTGACCCCGGCCGCGCTCTTCGACACCGAGCTGGCGGGGCGGCTGCTCGGCTACCCCCGCGTCGGTCTCGCCACGCTCGTGGAGACGTTGATCGGGCGCCGGATGAAGAAGGAGCACTCGGCCGTCGACTGGTCCACGCGCCCGCTGCCCCAGCCGTGGCTGGAGTACGCCGCCCTCGATGTCGAGGTCCTCGTCGAGCTGCGCGACCTCATCGCCGCCGAGCTGGTGGCCACCGGCAAGGACGGGTGGGCCCGTGAGGAGTTCGACGCCCTGCGCGGCTTCGAGGCCCCGGTGCGCGTCGACGCGTGGCGGCGTACGTCGGGCCTGCACAAGGTCCGCGGCCGCCGGGCCCTGGGTGCGGTCAAGGCGATGTGGGAGCTGCGCGACGAGATCGCCGAGCAGCGCGACGTGACACCGGGACGCATCGTGCCCGACTCCGCGATCGCGGCCGCCGCCACCGCGCCCACGCTGCCGACCGAGCGCACCGAGCTGATGGCCCTCAAGGGCTTCCACGGGCGCGGGGCGGAGCGCTACTCCTCCCGCTTCGCAGCGGTGCTCCGCGAGGTCGCCGAGCTGCCCGAGTCCGAGCTGCCGGCCCGCACCCCGCGCAGCGACGGCCCGCCGCCGCCGCGTGCCTGGGCCGACCGCGACCCGGTCGCCGCGCGCCGTCTCGTGCTGGCCCGCGAGGCGATGGCCGCACTCGCCGAGAAGCACACGATGCCGGTCGAGAACCTGCTGACCCCGGACTCCCTGCGCCGGGTGCTGTGGGCCCCGCCCGCCTCCCGCGACCCCGAGCAGCTCGCCTCCGAGGTGGCCGCCGTGCTGTCCGGCATGGGTGCGCGGCCCTGGCAGATCGGGCTCGTGGGCCCGGTGGTCGTCGACGCGGTCCTCACCGCCGACGCCGAGCCGCTCGTCGACGCCGAGCCGCTCGTCGACGCCGAGGCGCCGACCGAGGACTAA
- a CDS encoding ABC transporter substrate-binding protein — MRRRARRGVATTVALLTLALVVTACDSDAGRETLPGPDPVPAPQAKVELTLGVWGKDAEVAGYEKVVEAFNETSGESTVTVESWSDRDALDDALRAGEASPDVFLASRRDLTFLRSEGYSTPVDELLDERSVEFGDGYSRDALEAFSADTRLQCMPFGVSPMVIYRNTALVDLERMGERGLDVPSPDSSRFTFDEFRAAAEFATKPRKRSKGVYIEPSLRGLAPFVYSGGGEVFDDESAPTSLNLSSDESRDALERTLELLRRSNLTLSEEQLAKATPLEWFERGRLGMMAGYRDLVPELRAVAGLDFDVLPMPTLDSPATIGDLTGLCLNPATESITESADLLVHMISDEVVGELTRTGYLVPANQQVALAEDFTQPALQPRRADLFTSSVRSMRVPPLLDAWTQLQALVDDPIAKLVTTPGVLDLETATELIDLLSRTVLSPEELEESDSPDSPDSTGAPEQQG; from the coding sequence ATGCGTAGGCGGGCCCGACGGGGTGTCGCAACGACGGTGGCGCTGCTGACCCTCGCCCTGGTCGTGACGGCCTGTGACAGCGACGCCGGACGCGAGACCCTCCCGGGTCCCGACCCGGTGCCCGCCCCCCAGGCGAAGGTCGAGCTGACCCTCGGCGTCTGGGGCAAGGACGCGGAGGTCGCGGGCTACGAGAAGGTCGTCGAGGCCTTCAACGAGACCTCCGGCGAGAGCACCGTCACCGTGGAGTCGTGGAGCGACCGGGACGCGCTCGACGACGCGCTGCGTGCCGGTGAGGCCAGCCCCGACGTCTTCCTGGCCTCGCGCCGCGACCTGACGTTCCTGCGCAGCGAGGGCTACTCCACACCGGTCGACGAGCTGCTCGACGAGCGCTCGGTCGAGTTCGGTGACGGCTACTCCCGCGACGCCCTCGAGGCGTTCTCCGCCGACACCCGGCTCCAGTGCATGCCCTTCGGCGTCTCGCCGATGGTGATCTACCGCAACACCGCCCTCGTCGACCTCGAGCGGATGGGCGAGCGCGGCCTCGACGTCCCCTCACCGGACTCGAGCCGCTTCACCTTCGACGAGTTCCGTGCCGCCGCGGAGTTCGCCACCAAGCCGCGCAAGCGCAGCAAGGGCGTCTACATCGAGCCCTCGCTGAGGGGTCTGGCCCCGTTCGTCTACTCCGGCGGCGGTGAGGTCTTCGACGACGAGAGCGCGCCGACCTCCTTGAACCTGTCCAGCGACGAGTCCCGGGACGCCCTCGAGCGCACCCTGGAGCTGCTGCGCCGCTCCAACCTGACCCTCAGCGAGGAGCAGCTGGCCAAGGCCACGCCACTGGAGTGGTTCGAGCGCGGCCGCCTGGGGATGATGGCCGGCTACCGGGACCTGGTCCCCGAGCTGCGCGCGGTGGCGGGCCTGGACTTCGACGTCCTGCCGATGCCGACCCTCGACTCCCCGGCCACGATCGGCGACCTGACAGGGCTGTGCCTGAACCCCGCCACCGAGTCGATCACCGAGTCCGCCGACCTGCTGGTGCACATGATCTCCGACGAGGTCGTCGGCGAGCTGACCCGCACCGGCTACCTGGTGCCGGCCAACCAGCAGGTCGCGCTGGCCGAGGACTTCACCCAGCCGGCGCTCCAGCCCCGTCGAGCCGACCTCTTCACCTCGTCGGTGCGCTCGATGCGGGTGCCGCCGCTGCTCGACGCCTGGACCCAGCTCCAGGCGCTCGTCGACGACCCGATCGCCAAGCTCGTCACCACCCCGGGCGTCCTCGACCTCGAGACCGCCACCGAGCTGATCGACCTGCTCTCGCGCACGGTGCTCTCGCCGGAGGAGCTCGAGGAGTCCGACAGCCCCGACAGCCCCGACAGCACCGGGGCCCCCGAGCAGCAGGGTTAG
- a CDS encoding type II toxin-antitoxin system PemK/MazF family toxin: MRTPSKRSPRPRPSLRRAAQRLVRRGPRVTYAPHRDGRPDPGEVVWAWVPYEEDASQGKDRPVLLVAADRAHVYGLMLTSQDHDRDAAQEARAGRHWMDVGSGGWDREQRPSEVRLDRLLRLDPSAVRREGAALDRPRFDAVVAAARQFHALG; this comes from the coding sequence ATGCGCACTCCGTCGAAGAGGTCTCCTCGCCCGCGACCCTCGCTGCGTCGTGCCGCGCAGCGGCTGGTGCGTCGTGGCCCCCGCGTCACCTACGCCCCCCACCGCGACGGCCGCCCCGACCCGGGCGAGGTCGTGTGGGCCTGGGTGCCCTACGAGGAGGACGCCTCCCAGGGCAAGGACCGTCCGGTGCTGCTCGTCGCCGCGGACCGCGCCCACGTCTACGGGCTGATGCTGACCAGCCAGGACCACGACCGCGACGCCGCGCAGGAGGCCCGCGCGGGTCGGCACTGGATGGATGTGGGCTCCGGCGGCTGGGACCGCGAGCAGCGTCCCAGCGAGGTCCGCCTGGACCGGTTGCTGCGCCTGGACCCCTCCGCCGTACGCCGCGAGGGAGCGGCGCTGGACCGCCCCCGGTTCGACGCGGTGGTGGCCGCCGCGCGGCAGTTCCACGCGCTCGGCTGA